The following DNA comes from Rosa rugosa chromosome 5, drRosRugo1.1, whole genome shotgun sequence.
CTAAGGAAGCAATTGATTTGGACCTTAAAGCTAGCTCAAGCAGCTCGGTCATCTTCACACATTCTGCCAAGTCTTTCTCGGTTGATAGGTAGTTGAACGTCACTGATGGGTTTGCTCTGGGGTCAGTGCTGTTGAGTTCAAGCTTTCCAAAGGATTCTGGGAAGGCAATTTTGCCAATAAAATAGCTAACAGTTGTTCCATTCAAGCTAATTGGTTTAATTCCTGCCTCGGTTATGATTTTGAAGTCATCTGCTATACCAGCAGCGCTGGCAGGCCCTGGTGTTGGATTTTGCGGGTTGTAGTTGACATAGAGTTGAATAGCAGTATTGTCTTGCATTCCTTCTCCTACTCCCTTCAAGTTGAGTACGAGCGGGATTTCAAAGTTTTTAAGGTGTTGTTGAGGGCCAATGCCACTTAACAACAAAATCTGAGGGCTGCCTAAAGCTCCTGCTGATAGTATCACATCACCCCATGAACCCGAGTTGTCTGGCTGGTTGAGGTAAGCTTCATAAGTCTGGTTTGAGCTGCCATCACTCTTGATGAATCTTATACCTCGAGCTAACCTCTCATCTCTGGTACCTGCAAAACCATTTACATTATCAGCAACAGAGGGTTTATCTTACATATTGTACATTGTAtactattttaatttttaaagaaCTACCATGCTTACGAGTTCTTTGAAAGATAACTTTGTCTACAGTTGCATTCAAGAGAACTGTGATCTTGCTTGGATTTCCTGCCGGTAGAAGATCAGCTGGTAAGTGTCTTCTTCCTTGGTTATCGAACGAAGTAGCACCAATTTTTGTTCCCTGAATATGCTCCAAACTGAAACCATTATAGGGGAGAATTCCAGCTTCAAGAAAGCTAAACGCAACAGCATGCGACCATGGAGTCAAATGATCAGGTTTAGAGATGATTCTAGATTCCACCCATTCATAAGCATTCTTTACTCCCTCTTTATCCCAACCAACCTTTTTGACAAAATCCTTGCTTGCTCTGCCGTAAAACCCAGCATTGATAGCAGCTGATCCTCCTAGCACTCTTCCTCTGAAATTGGGTACACCATCTGTCGAGACAAATCTTTGTGCAGCTGATGTATATTCATTAGTTTGGAGAAATGGGAATCCGAAGTACTTCAACTCTAAGATGAAGGGGTCTCCGTAAGGCGAGCTACCTCGTTCCACCAACAGCACTGAGAATTTCTCAGACAAGGTTGCAGCTAGGGGGCAGCCCGCAGTGCCTCCGCCAACAACAATGTAGTCGAAGGACCTACCGGCTACTTCTTCGACATTTGAAGTCATATAGGGGAATGTTTGCTCCGAAGAACATATAGCCAAGTGAACAAATAGAAGCAACAGATGCAATGAAAACCCCATCACCATGAATGTGATGAGCAACGGTAGAATTGTAGTTTAAGGTGAGTTAACATGTGGGgagaagtatatatatatagttttaagGTAGCAcataattgttgaataattctTCCGGATAAGATAACTCTTGCGGCGGGGCCTACCATTGCCAATGGTGACTCAGTCATTTCACATCATTTGTCCAACAATTTATAATTTTAGATGGCGTGTTAGAAATGTTGGAAATTTGAAAAGCATGTACGTAGGCGGCTAGACCAAGACAGGCTGTGGCCTGTGTGCCACAATAGAGTCAAAAACCAAACTCACTTGTAAAATTTGACTCCCCTAGTGTAATTATTATTCATTCATAttttgcatctccaaccatcTTTTATAAAAAACTAAAgtcatttaataaattaatcattTTAGACAATTATCCAACTACAATATGagtttatatatcatacataattattttatttattatatcatcattaattgaattttaaattttatttatttatttttgggaatcTATGTATTCGTGCCACGTGTCAATAAAGCaacatttttctgatttttaagAAAATTTTCTTGTATTTTTAAAGGTTTTTTGGGTTTAAAACACAATTACTTTATTATTAACCGTTGATTTTAATCCATGTCATTTTCTCCAACGTCAGATTGTAAATATATAtgtacttttttatttttagaacgAATTAATCTGAGCCTTGCATTTTAAATTGCATTAAAAGGAGTGAATTTGGGCCGTTgtttttttaattgttgttaGCCCACATGCAAGTGGACGCTGGGGCCCACGTATGTTCCCGAAGCCAATATGGCTTTCGTTCTACAATCTTTAGCCAATTTGACTAGGCTTTTGACTTTTGAGTCAAAATGACTACATATTGCCTATTGTTGGAGATTGTGGCAAACCCTCTACATACTCCCCCTCCCAGCTGATCCAAATGGAACGCTGGGGACACAGATAAGGgtaaacaaaaaaaccaaacaacATTGTTCGGAGACGTATGAGCTAGTGAAGCTAGATGATCTGCAACAAAATTAGTTTCCCGATAAATATGCCTAAAAATAATGGAATTGAACTGTCGAGCCAGAATGTTGATATCTTGCACGAGGATCCGAATTCTCATGGCACGTCACATTTACCTGTGAGTGAGTCAATCAGTAATTTGAGTCCCCTTCAACTATGACATCTTGGTACATATGTAATCTTGCCGTATGTAAACCATCTCTTAACGTTGTTGCTTCAACCAAAAGAGCATTTGTGCTTCCTAATTTCTTATGAGCTGCAAACAGAGGATTACCATCCACATTTCTAATAACAAAAGTAATAGTGGCCTTACCACTGCGGATTGAACCATCAAAATTAACTTTAACCTGATTCACATTAGGAGGTTGCCACTTGATATGAAAATATTTCGAAAGTTTTGGATTAGAGCATTTAAGATTTGCTCTAGCATAATTCGATCCAAACATTACAGCTTGTGAAAAACACTGAGAAGGAGAAATATTAAGATTCTGAAAAATCAATTTATTTCGTGAATGCCAAATGGACCAAGCAATGAGTAAGGTAATTAATAGACAAATATTCTGTATAGTGAGGTTGATTTGAAAGATGTTCCAGCCAGTCGATGAAAGAATTATTCCAATTGAAAGGCCTAGGGGAAAACGACTTAGACCAGACATTATTAGCAAATGAACACTACATAAATAAATGATCAACTGTTTCTACATGTTGAGAGCAAAACGGACAAAAAGGAGATACCTGTTGATTATAGTAAGCTATTTTATCTCTTGTTTTGAGACCATTACGAATtaaaatccaagaaaaaattTTAACTTTAGGGGGAATGTTTAACTTCCACAACTTAGATAACAATGAAGTACGAGAATGTTGAGACGCCAATTGAGTCTGAATGAACGAAGCAAACTTGATAGAAAACTTACCTGATCCTGAAGGACCCCAAACAAAAGTATTTGGAGTAGGATGAATAGGTAGCGGAATAGCAATAATTTCATTGACAACCTCCTCAGGAAGAAGAGCTAGAAGAGCCTCCTTATTCCAAGACATATTTtgtatgaaatgatctaccttAAGAGACCAATCAAGGGAAGATCTTTGGTCTTCTGGAATAATTGAACTCAAAGGAAAGGGCATAACCCAATTAAAAGACCATAAATGTATTGATCGACCATCACCAATTATCCAGTGCATACCTTGAGTAAGGAGATCTCTAGCTTCAAGTATGCCTTTCCAAGCTACAGAATCAGAGGATTTCTTATGAACAGTAAGAAAGTG
Coding sequences within:
- the LOC133710463 gene encoding protein HOTHEAD-like isoform X2, producing the protein MVMGFSLHLLLLFVHLAICSSEQTFPYMTSNVEEVAGRSFDYIVVGGGTAGCPLAATLSEKFSVLLVERGSSPYGDPFILELKYFGFPFLQTNEYTSAAQRFVSTDGVPNFRGRVLGGSAAINAGFYGRASKDFVKKVGWDKEGVKNAYEWVESRIISKPDHLTPWSHAVAFSFLEAGILPYNGFSLEHIQGTKIGATSFDNQGRRHLPADLLPAGNPSKITVLLNATVDKVIFQRTRTRDERLARGIRFIKSDGSSNQTYEAYLNQPDNSGSWGDVILSAGALGSPQILLLSGIGPQQHLKNFEIPLVLNLKGVGEGMQDNTAIQLYVNYNPQNPTPGPASAAGIADDFKIITEAGIKPISLNGTTVSYFIGKIAFPESFGKLELNSTDPRANPSVTFNYLSTEKDLAECVKMTELLELALRSKSIASLVGSNEYRKKPMPTKDELQKLCKTTVSTFSHYHGGCTMGSVVDKNYRVYGVKGLRVIDGSTFLESPGTNPMATVLMLGRYQGLKILQERKDA
- the LOC133710463 gene encoding protein HOTHEAD-like isoform X1: MVMGFSLHLLLLFVHLAICSSEQTFPYMTSNVEEVAGRSFDYIVVGGGTAGCPLAATLSEKFSVLLVERGSSPYGDPFILELKYFGFPFLQTNEYTSAAQRFVSTDGVPNFRGRVLGGSAAINAGFYGRASKDFVKKVGWDKEGVKNAYEWVESRIISKPDHLTPWSHAVAFSFLEAGILPYNGFSLEHIQGTKIGATSFDNQGRRHLPADLLPAGNPSKITVLLNATVDKVIFQRTRKHGTRDERLARGIRFIKSDGSSNQTYEAYLNQPDNSGSWGDVILSAGALGSPQILLLSGIGPQQHLKNFEIPLVLNLKGVGEGMQDNTAIQLYVNYNPQNPTPGPASAAGIADDFKIITEAGIKPISLNGTTVSYFIGKIAFPESFGKLELNSTDPRANPSVTFNYLSTEKDLAECVKMTELLELALRSKSIASLVGSNEYRKKPMPTKDELQKLCKTTVSTFSHYHGGCTMGSVVDKNYRVYGVKGLRVIDGSTFLESPGTNPMATVLMLGRYQGLKILQERKDA